In Oncorhynchus nerka isolate Pitt River linkage group LG26, Oner_Uvic_2.0, whole genome shotgun sequence, one DNA window encodes the following:
- the LOC115119155 gene encoding LOW QUALITY PROTEIN: cytochrome b-c1 complex subunit 2, mitochondrial (The sequence of the model RefSeq protein was modified relative to this genomic sequence to represent the inferred CDS: inserted 1 base in 1 codon), whose protein sequence is MKGIRTLNKLSIRCYAARRSDVLTEPLAGLKAGAALPPQSVQVSKLPNGLVIASLENYSPVSSVGVFVKAGTRYETVENQGVSHVLRLAANLTTKGASAFRICRGVEAXGGSLSVTSSRETMVYSVECLRDHLDTVIEYLINVTMTPEFRPWEVDDLTSRVKVDRALAHQCSQIGVIEKLHEAAYKNALSNSLYCPDYMVGKVSGEQLQSFVQNNFTSARMALVGLGVNHSVLRQVGEQFLSVRSGAGVAGAKAVYRGGELRVQNGAGLVHSLIASEGGVTGSAEANAFSVLQRVLGAGPHVKRGSNVTSKLSQGIANATTQPFDATAFNATYADSGLFGVYSIAQADSAGEVIKAAIAQVTGVAKGGVSEDDVTRAKKQLKAEYLMSMESSEGLLEEMGAQALSSGAYHSPETVTQSIDSVSHADVVNAARKFVDGKKSMAASGHLANTPFVDEL, encoded by the exons ATACGATGCTATGCAGCCAGGAGGAGTGATGTCCTCACTGAGCCCTTGGCTGGCCTGAAGGCTGGGGCGGCCCTGCCCCCCCAGAGTGTACAG GTGTCCAAGCTGCCCAACGGTCTAGTGATTGCGTCGTTGGAGAACTACTCTCCCGTGTccagtgtgggtgtgtttgttaaAGCAGGCACTCGTTATGAGACTGTGGAGAACCAGGGAGTCAGTCATGTCCTGCGGTTGGCAGCCAACCTG ACTACTAAGGGAGCGTCTGCGTTCAGGATCTGTCGTGGTGTGGAGG GTGGGGGTAGTCTGAG CGTAACGTCATCGAGGGAGACCATGGTTTACTCTGTGGAGTGTTTGAGAGACCACTT AGACACAGTGATTGAGTACCTGATCAACGTGACCATGACCCCAGAGTTCCGGCCATGGGAGGTGGACGACCTGACCTCCAGGGTCAAGGTAGACCGGGCCCTGGCCCACCAGTGTTCACAGATAG GTGTCATTGAGAAGTTGCATGAAGCTGCTTACAAAAACGCTCTATCCAACTCCCTGTACTGTCCTGACTACATGGTTGGCAAAGTCAGTGGTGAACAG CTGCAGTCCTTTGTCCAGAACAATTTCACCAGTGCCAGAATGGCTCTTGTAGGACTAG GTGTGAATCACTCAGTGCTGAGGCAGGTAGGAGAGCAGTTTCTCAGTGTCCGCAGTGGGGCTGGAGTTGCTGGGGCCAAGGCTGTATACCGCGGAG GTGAGCTGCGGGTGCAGAACGGGGCCGGTCTGGTCCACTCGCTGATCGCCAGCGAGGGCGGTGTGACTGGATCAGCAGAGGCCAATGCCTTTAGTGTGCTGCAAAGGGTTCTGGGAGCCGGGCCACACGTAAAGAGAGGCTCCAACGTCACCAGCAAACTGAGCCAGGGCATCGCCAATGCAACCACACAGCCCTTCGAT GCCACAGCCTTCAATGCCACATACGCTGACTCTGGACTCTTTGGAGTCTACTCCATCGCCCAAGCTGACTCCGCAGGAGAG GTGATCAAAGCTGCCATCGCCCAGGTGACAGGGGTTGCGAAGGGAGGCGTGTCCGAGGACGATGTCACCAGAGCAAA GAAGCAGTTGAAAGCTGAGTACCTGATGTCCATGGAGAGTTCCGAGGGCCTGCTGGAGGAGATGGGGGCCCAGGCTCTGTCCAGCGGAGCCTACCACTCACCAGAGACAGTTACCCAGAGCATCGACTCTGTCAGCCACGCAGACGTCGTCAAC GCTGCGAGAAAGTTTGTGGACGGCAAGAAATCGATGGCAGCTAGTGGACACCTCGCCAACACACCCTTTGTGGATGAATTGTGA